The Mycoplasmopsis caviae sequence CTAATATCATATTCACCGTCAACGTTATCGTCAGATAAAACATCTTTAAATGTCCCAAGCATTCTGCCTAAAAGTACTTCTTTTTCTTCCTTATCTTTTGAATACTTTTTAAATTCATTTCTCAGGTTTTCTAAAAAATTAGGATCGTTTTCTTCTAATTTGGATAATAATCCCAAATTTTGGACAACCTTATGTTTACAAGATTTGCTTTCCTTATCTCAATAACTTTTCACAATATTAACATATTCTTTATTTCTAACTCTAATAACTTTAACAAACATAATTATATTATACTATGTTTTACTAGAATTACAGAAAAAAATAAAAAATTCATATACTATGTATATGAGCCTTATTTTTAATATGTTTTAATGGCTAAAGTGTCAAAGTCAAGAAAAATGTTGAATTAAAAAATACATATAAAAAGACTGCAAGCGAATATATTGCAGAATTTAATAAACTTAAGCCTGAAGAAAAAGAATCATTACTTAGATTAAATAATAATGATTATGACAATAGTTTTGATAAGTTAACAAGACAAGAGAGAATTAGTACTATTAGTTATAAACTTGATACAGTAGGAAATAATTCAGTTAAATTAACTATTAGTTGAACACAAGAAAAAACAAGAAGTAGTTTTGAAAAAATGTTTAATTCTTTTGTAGTTAGCGGTTCAGAAGAAGAAACAATTGTCAAAGAAACTAGTGTTGACTTAAGCGATAAGAGTGCTAAAACAGTTGAAGAATATATTAATGAACACAAAAGTGATTTAAAAAGCAAGATCACTGGAAGTGCAAAGAATAATACTTCACAACAATTTAGTGATTACTTAACAACTAAGAATCTTGAAATTTCAGAAGCTCAATTATCAGTTATGAATTCATTTGATGGTAAAGGCTTATTAAGGATAAAATTAAGTTATAAAGATAACAGTAAAACACCAATTTGAGTTGAATATGAAATTGATGGATTTAAGAAAATAACTTCATATGAAGAAGCTAAATTTGAAAAATTATTAAGTTCAGTTAAGGTTGCAAATAACAACAATAACTACTATTCTGAAATAGTGAAAGACTTGAAAAAGTTTATTAAAGTTAAATATACTAACCCTGATACAAATAGTGAAGAAGACTTTACAGTCGAAAATCTTAAAAAGTTAAACATAAGCCAACTAGACTTGGAATGAAATCCTTACTTTATAACTAAAAATAATCTTACTAATCAAATAACTGTTAACATTAAGTACAAACAAAATGGAGAAACAAAAGTTAAACAAATTAACCACCAATTTTTAAAAGGTTTTTTTGAAGACCACAAGAAAGAATTTGCTAATGAAGTAAGAGCAAGATTAGCTGATGGATTTATTCCTAGTGAAGTTACAAGAGATGATTTAATTTATGATAAAGCTAAATTAAATAATCCATCAACAACTAATCCAATTTATGAATTAATTGATATTGGAATTGTTGCTTCGGCAAATGAATACCTTAGAAATTTACTTGAAAGTCAAGGCAAAGTCATTGTTAGATATACTTACAAAAATAAGGAAACAAATCAAATGCACGACTTTCTTGATACATTATCAAATGGTAAAAAGTTTACTACTAACTGATCAATGCTAATGAAGTTGGCAAGAGTTAAAAAACTATTTACTGTTGATGAAAGTAATTCATCTTATTTACCAATGACAGTTTTATTTAAGGAACAATTAAATAAACCAAATGTTAAGAGTATAGAAATTAATTATAATAGTGATTCTAAAAAATTTATGTTCTTATCAGCAGGATTGGAGTTCGATTTTCTAAAATTTAGTGAAAAAGCACTTAAGGTCATTAGTAAGGATAACCTTGAAACCCACTTACGTGGACACAAGACTATTAACAATTATAAAAAAAACATGTCTATTGCATTTAATAAGAATGGCAAATTAAGTCTCTTTTTCTCAGTAGGTGAAAATAGTACAAGATATAATAAAAATGTTGAAAACTTTGAACTAGAATTAGAATAATATTAACAAGCACAAGGTTGTGCTTGTTTTTATAATTGGCAAACTCAAATATTATATAAGGTTAAAAAAATATGTTAAAATATAAACAAATTGACAGAGGTATTTACCTATAAAACAGGTAGATTGAGAAAAACTCTTAGAGCTGATCAGGTTAAGACCTGCGGAGCAAGTTCAATAGGTTTAATTAAATTCTATAGGCTTTTTTCTCACTAAAATCCTTTCTCAATTTTGAAAGGATTTTTATTTTGCAACCAATTAAGAACAAAGACAAAAAATATCATTATTCATGATTATTTGATATTTATACAAATAGCAAAGGTGACAGTTATAAAAAACCTAAGAAATGAGTAAAGCTAAGTATAGTTTTTATTATTCTCTTAATTTGCTTATATTGTCTTTTTTTATTTGATCTAAGACTAGCAGATCCTAATTCGCTTTCTCAATTAAGAAGCAATATAAAATTATTATTTTCATTTAATAATAAAAATCCTTCATTTCCAGCAAGTAATTTGTGGACTTTAAGTTTCACTTATTTATGAAATACAATTCAGTATACTTCTCTAGGTACTTTATGTGGTTTTCTATTAGCTCTATTTACTAGTTATTTAAGTTCACTAAATTTACATAGAAATAAATTTATACCACTAGTGTGCAAAATTATTATTACCTTATTAAGAGCATTGCCAATCTTTTTCTTTGTTCTTTTACTTAATTCCAGCTTTGATCAATTACTCTCAGCTTCCTTGATTCTAACTTGATTTACTTGATTGTGATTACATAAATATTTAAGTGAAATCTGAGAAAATAGCAAGGTTACTTTCTATTGAAATTCTATATTATTAGGCACTAATAAATTTAAATCATTTATTAATAATGTTTCTTATCGTAATAGAAATAAAGTAATTATGTTATTTCTTTACTCATATGAATCTAACATAAGATGAAGTAGTGTTCTTAGTACCCTTGGACTATTTGGGATTGGAAAATTAATTAATGAGCCTTTAAAAAGCGGTAATTATTCTATAGTTGCAATTCCACTATTACTCTTAGCATTAACATTACTAATTTTAGAGATATTTAGTTTAATAATTAATCATTTAATATTTAAACCTCTTAAATTAAGCAGAAATACAAAAGTTAAAGTTTTCTTAAGAGTTAAGTTCTATTTAATAATTAGTTTTATAACAATAATGCTAACTAGTATTATTACATTATTCAACATTAAATATCAATTTAATGTTTCTATTCTTAGCAGTAGATGAAGTGAATTAACATATAAAGCAAATTATTCAATTTTAAGATTTGATTCTTATGCAATTTTTAATGAGTTGCTTACAAGTTTTAAAATTGCTATTGCAAGTATTTTTCTAGCATTTATTTTTTCTCTTATTGCTTCATTTTTTACTAATGATAAGAGTGTCAATAAGTATATAAAGGTATTAGGTAAGATTCTTTTAGCACTACTAAGAACAATACCAATTACTTTGTTTTTCTATTTTTCTATTTACCTATATTATTCAAGAGAATTTATTCTGATTTTAGCTCTATCTTTTGTAACGATGAGATCGATGAGTAAGTTTTTCACAGAGTCAATTAATAATATTGATCAAAAGTTAATTGATAATTATTTATTAATAAATAATAATAAAGTTTTATTATATTGGAACTTTATTATTCCTAGAGTTATTAAGGATTTTTATAGTTATGCAGCATTTAGATTTGAATTAATATTTAGAAATATTATTAATTATGCATCTTTTGCAATAGTAGGTATAGGCCCTAGACTTAATGAATATAAATTTAAAGGAGAGTGAGATAATGTCGGTGCTTTAACGTTAGTTATTTGACTAACTTTAATTGCAATAGAGTTAATTACTACTATTATTAAGTACCATAGAAGTATTATTAGCTTTTTAAAATTTAAAATAAAAGAACCTAATATTAGGTTCTAGTACTGACTTTGTAATTCCTTCTCACTAATATCTTTAGCTTGTTTTAAAAAAACAAGTCTTTTATCTTTTAATAGTAGTACATAGTCCATGTATTCAAGAGAATTGGCAACATCGTGAATATTGCACAATAACAGTGCATTATTTTGATGAACATAGTTGTGTAGATATTTTAAGATCTTTTGTGTATTAATAAAATCAAGATTACTTGTAGGCTCATCAGCCAATATAATATTCTTTTTTTCAAAAAAGACAGCAGCTAATTCAACCCTTTGTTTTTGACCACCACTAAGATCTTTTACTGGTGTGTTGATGTAATTAAAGATATCTAAATATTCAAGAATATTTGATAGTTCTTTTTTTTGTTCTTTTGTAAGAATTCTTAGAAGTTTAAAAAACCAATTCTTATAATTATTATTTATTTTTTTCTTAATGTTTTCAATAATGTCATCAGTTTCAATTAATGAAGCTTCTTGAAAAAGAAAGGAAATATCTTTTTTGATTGTTTTATAGGTTTTTTGGTCAATTTTTGCAATGTCTTGATCATTTATTAATATTTGACCTCTGAGCACTAATTTAGGCTCTAAAATTGACTTAATTAATGTACTTTTGCCAACACCACTAAGTCCATAAATACCATAGCAGTAACCACTGTTAAAAGTGATATTTATATCACTTAAAATAACTTCACTATTATATGCTAGTGTTACATTTTTAAATTCAATTTTGTATTTTTTCATAATTGCTATATATTAAGTACTGAATCAATTCTATTAATGAAGTTTTCAACTTCATTATCTATTATTGAGTAATGATTAAGACCTCACAAATTGCCAATATAGTTTTTGTTATTATTTGCTAATTCAATGAATGTTTGAGCCAATATATTCAAAACATCATTACTTAAAGAATTATGAGCAATAGCCACATTGTAAGGAATAGGATCTGTTAGTGTTAATATTTCATAGGCTTTGTTACTATCTTTAACATAAAAATCTCTTTTTGTTAATTCTTTTGAACCATGAGATGTATAAGCAAATGAGTTTTCATTATCAAAAGCTATATGGTATTTAGTATTATCTAATTTACCCAATTCTTTTGCTTTTATTTTGCCAAAGTATTGACTATTTGTACTTGCAAATGAATCAAGAGTAAAAGCTTCATTTAAGTCAAATTGCTTTCTTAATAGTGCTTGTGGTAAGTGATATTTTGAAGCACTATAATTTTCTCCATAAGTTATACCGAATTTATAGAAGTCATCTCATCTTCTATTAATTCAAGCATTCTTAATGTTGCTTCTTTCATCCTCAGTTCCAAATATTCAAATTGCACCTCTTTGAACATCAACAAACTTATCCTTTTCATACATATTGGTAAACTTGTAATTTTTATATCCACCCATGCTATCTTTTGTTCAATTTACATAACCACCTTCACTTTTAAACAGATGGTTTTCATATTCTGCTTGTTCAGTGGCAAAATTACTTGGTCCTTTATCTACATCATATAATGATGTATCATCAAATTTAAGAGAATCCTTAGTTTTAAAAGCAAGGCTTTTTGTTTGCATAAATGCACTTACACTCTTATTTTTGTTGTTTTGGTACTCTTGATAATATCTTAAAGCACCAGGGAATGCAACTTGAAATTTATTAGTGTTAATTTCACTAATAGTAGCACTTTCATCGCCTCCTGCTTCATGAAATGAAACAACTTTATTATCTAATTTGGCTTCCATCAAATTTTGATTAAAAATTTGATTAAAAGCATTTGTGTATTCTTTTATTTTGCTATCTTCTCCATACTTAATGCCTTGCATTTTGATTTTAATTTCGCTGACACTTGTATGGTGGTGGCAAGCACCACTTAGTGATGTTAGTGTTATAACACCTGGTATTAATGTTAAGTATTTATACATTTTTTTCATAAATAAAATCCTTTCACGACAGAGTAAAAGGATTAGAGAAATACTATTTGTTAATTCAATGTTTTTGAACTTGCTCCGCAGGTCTTAACCTGATCAGCTCTAAGAGTTTTTCTCAATCTACCTATTTTATAGGTAAATACCTCTGTCAATATGCTTATATTTTATCATATTGAGCAAGTTAAATGTTCAAAAAAACATAAGGAGAATTATGCCTTTCCTTATGTTTTTTTAACTTATATTTTATTATTCAGTTACAGGGGTATATGTAACTAATTGTTTTATTTTACTATTGGTGAAGAAGTCGGTAAAACTATGCGATTTAATTCCTGCACGAAGGTAATCAAAATTTTCACGATCGTTTCCATGTGCTCTTTTGTATTCAGTTAATGTCTTAAATCTTCATCAATCAAAATGTTTTGCATTAAATTTGTTTCCAAATTCATCATCAAATCCAATTTTGTTATAGAATGCAGCAAATATATGTTGATTTTTTCATTCAAAATTAAAATAATCACTTTGTTTTAATTTAAATTGAAATGGCCCAGATGTTGAAATTACATGAGTTGAATTGTATGAAATGTTAACGTTATTTTTTTCAAATTCAGCCTTTATATCACTATGCAATCTATCATAATTAGTTCAATTGTCTTCGCTAACTTGTGATGACAATCCCTCATTATGTGTTATTCAACCTTTGGAAAATGCTTGCTTACTTGGTACTCAATTTCAATTAAAAGCACTATGCATCTTAGAACTTACTTTAACTGGTAAAATTTTAGACATACCAGCATCATAAAACCTAGAACTATAATGCTCATCATCTTTATGACTATATCCAAATGGAATTTCTATTGCTTTGTTGCTATTTGATTGGAACGAACCTAATGTTATTAATATACTAGCATATGTTAATTTTGCAAATGATTTTACAAGTTTTGTAAAATTTTTCTCATAATCATTTCTTGTTAAAATATTAATTTTACTTTTTAATTGATTAATAAAATTATTAACTAGTCTATTTTCGTAATTTAATAATGCAAAAAATGAATCTAAAACATATGGTGCACTGTTTGATTTAATTTTACTTATTGCACTACTTACATTCGAACCAATTTCACTATCACTAATTGAATTATTTCATTTTGCATAGATTCAATTAGGTGATGAAATTTCGTCATCCCTTGATTTTTTTGAAACTTCGATACCAAAAATAGTATCATAATATCAAACTTCATAATTGATCTTACTTCAACCACCATCAACTAGTAACTCATTAAAATTCTTTCCATTAGACTCAAGCCCATAAATAATATTATTAAATCCATAACGTTCATATAGATTCCTATATGAACTAGATTTTAGACCTACATTTGTTTTATATTTACTTGCATCATTCATGGCTTCTGTTTTGTTGGCATATTTGCTATTACCATTAAAAAGAATATTCATTGTTTTATAAGTAAACTTATCAGCAGAATTATCTCAATAATATTTAGGAGCTTCAAAATTATAAACAGTATTATAGCCAAATTTGTTTACAAGGACATTGTAAAAGTTTTTAACAAAACTAACAAGAAGTGTTTTGGTTTGGTCAGCAAAATCATTATCATCATTTATTAATGGATTTTTATTTATATTTATTATATTTGCTTCTAGTTGTTTGTAAAATTCATCTACTGAATTTTCAATTAATTCCTGTTGCTTAGTAGCAAAATTAACAGCATCATCCTTTATGTACGCAATATCAAGATGTGAATATTTCTCGAATTCATTTTTAATTGAATTATTATATTCAACATGTTTGTCATATTTTTTAAATATTTCAAGTCATGCATTAGCAAAGTCTTCACTTACTTTTATTGATGAAGGTTGTATTTTTGTTTGAAATTCATCTTGACTTGATACATTTAAATAGTCATTTGTAACACCACTCACAATTTTCTTAGCAGCATCAATATTTCTTTGATGTTTATTGTGGTTTTTGTCTAATGTGTTTTCAATTTTGCTAATTTCGTTTACAACAGTATCAAGAAATGATGTGTAGTTTGTTTTAATTTCATTTATTTTAGTTGCTTTTTCTTGAATTTCATCAATAGCATTAAATAGGAAATTCATTGATTCTTTTACAGTGTCAATATTACTATCAACTCATTCAGTAGGCATTATTGCCTCAACTGTTTCAATTTTAGAATCAAATCAAAGTTTTGCTTCTTTAATGTCACTTAGTTCTTTAAAACTCTTATATCCATTAATTTTGCTATATGTAAATTCATATGCAGTAGGTAACTTATCTACATCATTGATATTAGATAATATAGTATTTTTGACTGAGTTAAAATTATCAGTATCAAC is a genomic window containing:
- the cypl gene encoding ABC transporter thiamine pyrophosphate-binding lipoprotein p37/Cypl, with protein sequence MKKMYKYLTLIPGVITLTSLSGACHHHTSVSEIKIKMQGIKYGEDSKIKEYTNAFNQIFNQNLMEAKLDNKVVSFHEAGGDESATISEINTNKFQVAFPGALRYYQEYQNNKNKSVSAFMQTKSLAFKTKDSLKFDDTSLYDVDKGPSNFATEQAEYENHLFKSEGGYVNWTKDSMGGYKNYKFTNMYEKDKFVDVQRGAIWIFGTEDERSNIKNAWINRRWDDFYKFGITYGENYSASKYHLPQALLRKQFDLNEAFTLDSFASTNSQYFGKIKAKELGKLDNTKYHIAFDNENSFAYTSHGSKELTKRDFYVKDSNKAYEILTLTDPIPYNVAIAHNSLSNDVLNILAQTFIELANNNKNYIGNLWGLNHYSIIDNEVENFINRIDSVLNI
- a CDS encoding ABC transporter permease; its protein translation is MQPIKNKDKKYHYSWLFDIYTNSKGDSYKKPKKWVKLSIVFIILLICLYCLFLFDLRLADPNSLSQLRSNIKLLFSFNNKNPSFPASNLWTLSFTYLWNTIQYTSLGTLCGFLLALFTSYLSSLNLHRNKFIPLVCKIIITLLRALPIFFFVLLLNSSFDQLLSASLILTWFTWLWLHKYLSEIWENSKVTFYWNSILLGTNKFKSFINNVSYRNRNKVIMLFLYSYESNIRWSSVLSTLGLFGIGKLINEPLKSGNYSIVAIPLLLLALTLLILEIFSLIINHLIFKPLKLSRNTKVKVFLRVKFYLIISFITIMLTSIITLFNIKYQFNVSILSSRWSELTYKANYSILRFDSYAIFNELLTSFKIAIASIFLAFIFSLIASFFTNDKSVNKYIKVLGKILLALLRTIPITLFFYFSIYLYYSREFILILALSFVTMRSMSKFFTESINNIDQKLIDNYLLINNNKVLLYWNFIIPRVIKDFYSYAAFRFELIFRNIINYASFAIVGIGPRLNEYKFKGEWDNVGALTLVIWLTLIAIELITTIIKYHRSIISFLKFKIKEPNIRF
- a CDS encoding ATP-binding cassette domain-containing protein translates to MKKYKIEFKNVTLAYNSEVILSDINITFNSGYCYGIYGLSGVGKSTLIKSILEPKLVLRGQILINDQDIAKIDQKTYKTIKKDISFLFQEASLIETDDIIENIKKKINNNYKNWFFKLLRILTKEQKKELSNILEYLDIFNYINTPVKDLSGGQKQRVELAAVFFEKKNIILADEPTSNLDFINTQKILKYLHNYVHQNNALLLCNIHDVANSLEYMDYVLLLKDKRLVFLKQAKDISEKELQSQY